From a region of the Flavobacterium sediminilitoris genome:
- a CDS encoding DNA gyrase/topoisomerase IV subunit A produces the protein MKDEEENTNPEEQESGSESQETEGFDDIKTSGHHFYENNENPEDTITKVTGMYKDWFLDYASYVILERAVPAIEDGFKPVQRRIMHSMKELDDGRYNKVANIVGHTMQYHPHGDASIGDAMVQIGQKDLIIDMQGNWGNILTGDSAAASRYIEARISKFGHDVLYSPKITEWGTSYDGRRAEPINLPVKFPLLLAQGAEGIAVGLSTKVLPHNFNELIDSSIKILKGKPFTLYPDFPTAGIADVSNYNDGLRGGRVRVRAKISQLDKSTLVITQIPFSTNTSSLIDSILKANDKGKIKVKKIEDNTAAEVEIVIHLPSGVSPDKTIDALYAFTACETSIAPLGCVIENNKPLFIGVSDMLKISTNRTVNLLKRELEIQLDELENKWHFSTLEKIFIREEMYIDFKLYSDRESLYEYLYKKFEPFKKLLVRDIHDDDLQKLTQIPMIRITRFDSDKADDAIAKLEAEMEQVKHDLANIIDYTITFFTKLKEKYGKGRERQTELRSFDTIEATKVALRNTKLYVNKIEGFLGTGLKKDEYVADCSDIDDVIVFLRDGRMVVTKVDDKKFIGKDIIHVAIFDKNDKRTIYNVIYRDGKSGATFVKRFNVSGVTRDKEYHITQEKPGSQILYFSHNPNGEAEVVTILLRQVGSIKKLKWDLDFADILIKGRGSKGNSVSKYPIKKIELKEKGISTLRPRKIWFDETVQRLNVDGRGELLGEFKPNDRLLIINQSGKLKTIIPELTTHFDQDMVVLEKWKPNKPISAIYFDGEKERYYVKRFVIENENKEEIFITEHEKSQLEIVSTDWKPMAEVIFAKVKGVQKETLQVNLEEFIALKGIKALGNQLTADKVKQINLLEPLPFEEPVEPEPEKMEVTDEESVSDDVKTDLDDDGQITLSLD, from the coding sequence ATGAAAGACGAAGAAGAAAATACAAACCCAGAAGAACAAGAATCAGGAAGTGAATCGCAAGAAACAGAAGGTTTTGATGATATAAAAACATCAGGACATCATTTCTATGAAAACAACGAAAATCCAGAAGATACGATTACAAAAGTAACTGGAATGTATAAGGATTGGTTTTTAGATTATGCTTCTTATGTAATATTAGAGCGTGCGGTTCCAGCGATTGAAGACGGTTTTAAACCTGTGCAACGTAGAATCATGCATTCCATGAAAGAACTAGATGATGGTCGTTACAACAAGGTGGCGAATATTGTTGGACACACCATGCAATATCATCCTCACGGTGATGCCAGTATTGGTGATGCAATGGTACAAATTGGGCAAAAAGACCTAATTATCGATATGCAAGGAAACTGGGGAAATATCCTTACAGGTGATAGCGCTGCGGCTTCTCGTTATATTGAAGCTCGTATTTCTAAGTTTGGTCATGATGTTTTATATTCTCCAAAAATTACCGAATGGGGAACTTCTTATGATGGTCGTCGTGCAGAACCTATAAATCTTCCTGTTAAATTCCCACTACTTTTAGCACAAGGAGCAGAAGGAATTGCCGTTGGTTTATCAACAAAAGTTTTACCACACAATTTCAATGAATTAATTGATTCATCAATAAAAATATTAAAAGGAAAACCATTTACTTTATATCCAGATTTCCCAACTGCCGGTATTGCAGATGTGTCTAATTATAATGATGGATTACGTGGTGGTCGTGTACGTGTACGTGCCAAAATTTCTCAACTAGATAAATCTACTTTAGTTATTACTCAAATTCCGTTTTCAACAAATACTTCCTCTTTAATAGATAGTATTTTGAAAGCGAATGATAAAGGTAAAATCAAAGTTAAAAAAATTGAAGATAACACAGCAGCAGAAGTTGAAATCGTCATTCATTTACCATCTGGTGTTTCTCCAGATAAAACGATTGATGCATTGTATGCATTTACAGCATGTGAAACATCTATTGCTCCTTTAGGGTGTGTTATTGAAAACAATAAGCCATTGTTTATTGGCGTTTCTGATATGTTGAAAATTTCAACAAACAGAACAGTCAATTTATTAAAACGTGAACTAGAAATTCAATTAGACGAATTAGAAAACAAATGGCACTTTTCAACTTTAGAAAAAATATTCATTCGTGAAGAAATGTATATTGACTTTAAATTATATAGCGATAGAGAAAGTCTTTACGAATATTTATACAAAAAATTTGAACCATTTAAAAAATTATTAGTTCGTGATATTCACGATGACGATTTGCAAAAATTAACGCAAATCCCTATGATTCGTATTACTCGTTTCGATTCCGATAAAGCCGATGACGCTATTGCGAAATTAGAAGCAGAAATGGAACAAGTAAAACACGATTTGGCAAATATCATTGATTATACCATTACTTTTTTTACTAAACTAAAAGAAAAATATGGAAAAGGACGTGAACGTCAAACAGAATTAAGAAGCTTCGATACTATTGAAGCAACAAAAGTAGCATTAAGAAATACAAAATTATACGTTAATAAGATAGAAGGCTTCCTTGGAACTGGACTTAAAAAGGACGAATATGTAGCAGATTGTTCTGATATTGATGATGTTATTGTCTTTTTAAGAGATGGACGAATGGTTGTTACAAAAGTTGATGATAAAAAATTTATAGGTAAAGACATTATTCATGTGGCAATTTTTGATAAAAACGATAAGAGAACCATTTATAATGTCATATATAGAGATGGAAAAAGTGGCGCAACCTTTGTAAAGCGTTTCAATGTTTCAGGTGTAACACGTGATAAAGAATATCATATTACACAAGAAAAACCAGGATCACAAATTCTTTATTTTTCTCACAATCCTAATGGAGAAGCTGAAGTGGTAACTATTTTGTTACGCCAAGTAGGCAGTATTAAAAAACTAAAATGGGATTTAGATTTTGCAGACATTTTAATAAAAGGTAGAGGATCCAAAGGGAATTCAGTTTCAAAATATCCAATTAAGAAAATTGAATTAAAAGAGAAAGGAATTTCAACGCTACGACCAAGAAAAATATGGTTTGATGAAACAGTTCAACGTTTAAATGTAGATGGAAGAGGAGAATTGTTAGGAGAATTCAAACCAAATGATAGATTGTTAATCATTAACCAATCAGGAAAATTAAAAACCATTATTCCAGAATTAACCACTCATTTTGATCAAGATATGGTGGTTTTAGAAAAATGGAAACCTAATAAACCCATTTCAGCTATTTATTTTGATGGTGAAAAGGAACGCTATTATGTAAAACGTTTTGTAATTGAAAATGAAAATAAAGAAGAAATTTTTATTACTGAACATGAGAAATCTCAATTAGAGATTGTTTCCACCGACTGGAAACCAATGGCTGAGGTTATTTTTGCCAAAGTAAAAGGAGTTCAAAAAGAAACTTTGCAAGTAAATCTAGAAGAATTTATTGCATTGAAAGGAATTAAAGCTTTGGGGAACCAATTAACGGCAGATAAAGTAAAACAAATTAACTTATTGGAACCACTTCCTTTTGAAGAACCAGTAGAACCTGAACCAGAAAAGATGGAAGTCACAGATGAAGAATCAGTTTCTGATGATGTAAAAACAGATTTAGATGATGATGGTCAAATCACTTTGTCTCTAGATTAA
- a CDS encoding DUF262 domain-containing protein, protein MSKLEISTKVRRLSNYLNEFEAGLIQIPPFQRDFVWSNEKKKDLLDSLKNGFPIGSVLFWKPDSSVKNDLIDEEIQMIGGYYLENTNSEFQYILDGFQRLSTLFGCFIDSKKTHLKRDEKIWKTNFDIYYDLKEDKFEYNRKSKNDLEFYQIPLYFFIDGSNFFDFTESLVSLGYSEEDKKLFINRYKNFGSKISSYDIPAIELIGGSIKEAVNIFSRLNSRGEIVSDDWKVSALSYNKARNFRFGSEIDKLFESLAKYNFYTSQNDKKKKRDLVLQSVLSAFDEEKAYFDIAKTTEELEKLASEDNFIDVSLNALLNFEKTVKFLFENISVLNSKFISSQYQLIFIINFFNKINIPNNIQISELKKWFWITSYSNYFTIYNLADIRLAYKKFNNFILNENENPIYIAYSIKLHTKSFPRKINFGSARGSSLALFMVNYSINKDNILNGISINSNEIKGVAEYKLFKDENVSENVVFVVEKNDELNNLIQKNKDLSFLLNQEYIGQYSELFITDEMREAYADLDDKKVLELRLKLIMEKEELFVKEELNILYIK, encoded by the coding sequence ATGAGCAAACTAGAAATAAGTACCAAAGTAAGACGTTTATCAAATTATTTGAATGAGTTTGAAGCAGGATTAATTCAGATTCCACCATTTCAAAGAGATTTTGTATGGAGTAATGAGAAAAAAAAGGATTTGCTAGACAGTTTAAAAAATGGATTTCCCATTGGTTCAGTTCTTTTTTGGAAACCAGATTCATCTGTTAAAAACGATTTAATAGATGAAGAAATTCAAATGATAGGAGGTTACTATTTAGAAAATACTAATTCGGAATTTCAATATATTTTAGATGGTTTTCAACGCTTATCAACTTTGTTTGGATGTTTTATTGATTCAAAAAAAACACATTTAAAGAGGGATGAAAAAATTTGGAAAACGAACTTTGATATTTATTATGATTTAAAAGAGGATAAGTTTGAATATAATAGAAAATCTAAAAATGATTTAGAGTTTTATCAAATACCTTTATATTTTTTTATAGATGGGTCGAATTTTTTTGATTTTACAGAGTCACTTGTTTCATTAGGATATTCAGAAGAAGATAAAAAGCTTTTTATTAATAGATATAAAAACTTTGGGTCTAAAATTTCAAGTTACGATATTCCAGCAATTGAATTGATTGGAGGATCAATAAAAGAAGCTGTTAATATTTTTTCTAGATTAAATTCAAGAGGAGAAATTGTTTCTGATGATTGGAAAGTATCAGCATTGAGTTATAATAAAGCTCGTAATTTTAGATTCGGTAGTGAAATAGATAAGCTTTTCGAAAGTTTAGCGAAATATAATTTTTATACTTCACAAAATGATAAAAAGAAAAAAAGAGATTTAGTTTTACAAAGTGTTTTAAGTGCTTTTGATGAAGAAAAAGCATATTTTGATATTGCAAAAACTACTGAGGAATTAGAAAAATTAGCTAGTGAAGATAATTTTATAGATGTATCTTTAAATGCTTTGTTAAACTTTGAAAAAACTGTAAAATTTCTTTTTGAAAATATATCTGTTTTAAACAGTAAGTTTATTTCTTCTCAATATCAATTAATCTTTATTATTAATTTTTTTAATAAAATAAATATTCCTAATAATATACAAATAAGCGAATTGAAAAAATGGTTTTGGATAACTTCTTATTCTAATTATTTTACTATTTATAATCTAGCTGATATAAGATTAGCTTATAAAAAATTTAATAACTTTATTCTAAATGAAAATGAAAATCCTATTTATATAGCTTACTCTATAAAACTACATACTAAGAGCTTTCCTAGAAAAATTAATTTTGGTAGTGCAAGAGGTAGTTCTTTAGCTCTTTTTATGGTAAATTATTCTATAAATAAGGATAATATTTTAAATGGAATATCAATAAATTCTAATGAGATAAAAGGAGTTGCAGAATATAAATTATTTAAAGATGAAAATGTGTCTGAGAATGTAGTTTTTGTAGTTGAAAAGAATGATGAGTTAAATAATCTAATTCAAAAAAACAAGGACCTTTCATTTCTTTTAAATCAAGAATATATAGGTCAATATTCTGAATTATTTATAACAGATGAAATGCGTGAAGCTTATGCTGATTTGGATGATAAAAAGGTTTTAGAATTAAGACTTAAACTTATTATGGAAAAAGAAGAACTATTTGTAAAGGAAGAATTAAATATTCTATATATAAAATAA
- a CDS encoding AAA family ATPase: MINKISFKNYKLFKEKQTLEIKPITILIGKNNSGKSAVLKLPTLIAGSLSGEFSQPFETKYEDVRIGLNPEDFFYNREITNDSLNFEVSQGDKLLVSCSIIGDIHNNVRLRTLNYKGKDIDLKTTKVKGFIPEGESFDVFSFDYIEAFRTKPEPNFQKKASEIKKVGINGENSYSLYAKYYDEQNPIYKSISEWYRENFENWKLEVNQISGSVVSYEIVLKNGTNKPINIVNTGSGISQSFPLILRSFMPVDEPTLIIMEEPETHLHPAAHGNLAERFVDSFIEDNNRNYLIETHSQNFVLRMRRLVAEGKLKPEQLAIYYVDFDEDSNESVLIRIVLDEFGRVEWWPEGIFSETLSETIGIRTAQLDNPKYGN, translated from the coding sequence ATGATAAATAAAATATCGTTTAAAAATTATAAACTTTTCAAAGAAAAGCAAACACTAGAAATTAAGCCAATTACAATATTAATAGGTAAAAATAATAGTGGAAAAAGTGCTGTGTTAAAGTTGCCAACTTTAATTGCTGGTAGTTTGAGTGGTGAATTTTCTCAACCTTTCGAGACGAAATATGAAGATGTAAGAATTGGATTAAATCCAGAGGACTTTTTTTATAATAGAGAAATTACGAATGACTCATTAAATTTTGAAGTATCACAAGGTGATAAATTATTAGTAAGTTGTTCAATAATAGGAGATATACATAACAATGTTAGATTAAGAACATTGAATTATAAGGGTAAAGATATTGATTTGAAAACTACAAAAGTAAAAGGGTTTATTCCTGAAGGAGAATCATTTGATGTATTTAGTTTTGATTATATAGAGGCTTTTAGAACAAAACCAGAACCTAATTTTCAAAAGAAAGCTTCTGAAATAAAAAAAGTGGGGATAAATGGAGAGAATTCTTATTCTTTGTATGCAAAATATTATGATGAACAAAATCCTATTTATAAGTCCATTAGTGAGTGGTATAGAGAGAATTTTGAAAACTGGAAGTTAGAAGTAAATCAAATTTCTGGATCAGTTGTTTCATATGAAATTGTTCTAAAAAATGGCACTAACAAACCAATAAATATTGTAAATACAGGTTCAGGAATTAGTCAATCATTTCCTCTTATTTTAAGGTCATTTATGCCAGTTGATGAACCTACATTGATTATAATGGAAGAACCTGAAACGCATTTGCATCCTGCTGCACATGGTAATTTGGCGGAAAGATTTGTTGATTCTTTTATAGAAGATAATAATAGAAATTATTTAATAGAAACACATTCACAAAATTTTGTTTTAAGAATGCGAAGATTAGTTGCGGAGGGCAAATTAAAACCTGAACAACTAGCTATTTATTATGTTGATTTTGATGAAGATTCAAACGAAAGTGTACTAATAAGAATAGTTTTAGATGAGTTTGGAAGAGTAGAATGGTGGCCAGAAGGAATATTTAGTGAAACATTGTCAGAGACAATAGGAATAAGGACTGCTCAATTAGATAATCCAAAATATGGTAATTGA
- a CDS encoding DNA topoisomerase IV subunit B: MLEQNQYTEDNIRSLDWKEHIRMRPGMYIGKLGDGSSPDDGIYILLKEVMDNCIDEFVMGAGKTIEVTIKDKLVTVRDYGRGIPLGKVVDVVSKMNTGGKYDSKAFKKSVGLNGVGTKAVNALSNFFRVESVRDNQQKAAEFSAGNLTIEEDVIETTKRKGTKVSFVADETIFKNYKYRNEYIIKMLKNYCYLNRGLTIYYNGEKYVSENGLKDLLDENISEEDMVYPIIHLEGDDIEVAITHSKTQYSEEYHSFVNGQNTTQGGTHLSAFREAIVRAIKEFYNKNFEASDIRKSIVSAVSVKVEEPVFESQTKTKLGSTDIGPNGPTVRTFVNDFIKTKLDNFLHKNPEVADLLLRKILQAERERKELSGIRKLAKDRAKKANLHNKKLRDCRVHLADVKNPRSLESTLFITEGDSASGSITKSRDVNTQAVFSLRGKPLNSYGMSKKIVYENEEFNLLQAALNIEEDMGDLRYNNIVIATDADVDGMHIRLLLITFFLQFFPELIKDGHLYILQTPLFRVRNKKETIYCYSEEERVSAIEKLKPKPEITRFKGLGEISPDEFKFFIGDDIRLDPVMLDKGTTIEKLLEFYMGKNTPDRQEFIINNLKVELDVIEKE; encoded by the coding sequence ATGCTAGAGCAAAATCAATACACCGAAGACAATATTCGTTCACTCGACTGGAAAGAGCATATCCGTATGCGTCCAGGAATGTACATTGGAAAACTTGGAGACGGTTCCTCACCAGATGATGGAATTTATATTCTATTAAAAGAGGTGATGGACAACTGTATCGATGAATTCGTTATGGGTGCTGGAAAAACCATCGAAGTAACGATTAAAGATAAACTAGTTACCGTTCGCGATTATGGTCGTGGTATTCCATTAGGGAAAGTAGTAGATGTGGTTTCCAAAATGAACACAGGAGGAAAGTACGATTCTAAAGCTTTTAAAAAATCAGTAGGTTTAAATGGAGTAGGTACCAAAGCAGTTAATGCACTTTCAAATTTTTTCCGTGTAGAATCGGTTCGTGATAACCAACAAAAAGCAGCAGAATTTTCCGCAGGAAATCTTACAATTGAAGAAGACGTAATAGAAACTACCAAGCGCAAAGGAACAAAAGTATCTTTCGTTGCAGATGAAACCATCTTTAAAAACTATAAGTATCGTAATGAGTACATCATTAAAATGCTTAAAAACTATTGTTACTTAAATCGTGGTTTGACGATTTATTACAATGGTGAAAAATATGTTTCTGAAAATGGATTAAAAGATTTATTAGACGAAAATATTTCAGAAGAAGATATGGTATATCCAATCATTCACTTAGAAGGTGATGATATTGAAGTAGCTATAACACATAGTAAAACACAATATTCAGAAGAATATCATTCGTTTGTAAACGGACAAAACACAACGCAAGGAGGAACACACTTAAGTGCTTTTCGTGAAGCTATTGTAAGAGCAATAAAAGAATTTTATAATAAGAATTTTGAAGCTTCTGATATACGTAAATCAATAGTTTCAGCAGTTTCGGTAAAAGTAGAAGAACCTGTTTTTGAATCGCAAACCAAAACCAAATTAGGTTCAACAGATATTGGACCAAATGGACCAACAGTTCGTACTTTTGTAAATGACTTTATCAAAACAAAATTAGATAACTTCTTACATAAAAATCCAGAAGTAGCTGATTTGTTATTGCGTAAGATTTTACAAGCAGAAAGAGAACGAAAAGAATTATCAGGTATTCGTAAATTAGCAAAAGACAGAGCTAAAAAAGCAAACTTACACAATAAAAAATTAAGAGATTGTAGAGTACATTTAGCAGATGTTAAGAATCCAAGAAGTCTAGAAAGTACACTTTTTATTACAGAAGGAGATTCGGCTTCTGGTTCGATTACGAAATCGCGTGATGTGAATACGCAAGCCGTTTTTAGTTTGCGTGGAAAGCCTTTGAACTCATATGGAATGTCTAAAAAGATTGTGTACGAAAATGAAGAGTTCAATTTATTACAAGCCGCTTTAAATATTGAAGAAGATATGGGTGATTTGCGTTACAACAACATTGTAATTGCAACCGATGCCGATGTCGATGGAATGCACATTCGATTGTTATTAATTACGTTTTTTTTACAGTTCTTTCCAGAATTAATTAAAGACGGACATTTGTATATTTTACAAACACCATTATTCCGTGTGCGAAATAAAAAAGAAACAATTTATTGTTATAGTGAAGAAGAAAGAGTAAGCGCTATTGAAAAATTAAAGCCAAAACCAGAAATTACACGATTCAAAGGGCTTGGAGAAATTTCACCAGACGAATTTAAATTCTTTATTGGCGATGATATCCGATTAGATCCAGTAATGCTAGACAAAGGAACAACCATTGAAAAATTATTAGAATTCTATATGGGTAAAAATACGCCAGATAGACAAGAATTCATCATAAATAATTTGAAAGTAGAATTAGATGTAATTGAAAAAGAATAG
- a CDS encoding helix-turn-helix domain-containing protein, producing MAIIVNLDVMMAKRKMSLNELSEKVGLTLSNLSILKTGKAKAIRFNTLEMICKVLECQPGDILEYKKD from the coding sequence ATGGCAATTATTGTAAACCTAGATGTAATGATGGCTAAACGAAAAATGTCATTAAACGAACTATCAGAAAAAGTTGGTTTAACATTGTCAAATTTGTCAATTTTAAAAACCGGAAAAGCAAAAGCCATTCGCTTTAATACATTAGAAATGATTTGCAAGGTTTTAGAATGCCAACCAGGTGATATTTTAGAATATAAGAAAGACTAA
- a CDS encoding TIGR02117 family protein, translating to MKRLLKLTLKIVLGLLVFLLLYAIVIFFTSIVSVNENNEVTNKNIPIYILSNGVHTDIVLPLKNEIKDWSTDISYLDTKAKDSTRQSLAFGWGDKGFYLDTPTWADLKASTAAKAVTGLSSSAMHITFYGSLKEDENCKKFFISENQYQKMIHYIENSFLLDTSNKIQRIGTHSYGKHDIFYEAKGSYNLFYTCNTWANQALKAGNQKAALWTVLDKGIFWHYN from the coding sequence ATGAAAAGACTTTTAAAATTAACACTGAAAATAGTATTAGGACTTTTAGTTTTTTTATTGCTTTATGCTATCGTTATTTTCTTTACGTCTATAGTTTCAGTAAACGAAAATAATGAAGTTACAAATAAAAATATTCCGATCTATATCCTTTCCAACGGAGTACATACAGACATTGTTTTACCATTGAAAAACGAAATAAAAGATTGGTCAACTGATATTTCATATTTAGATACCAAAGCAAAAGATTCCACTAGACAAAGTCTGGCTTTTGGTTGGGGAGATAAAGGATTTTATTTAGACACACCTACTTGGGCTGATTTAAAAGCTTCTACAGCAGCAAAAGCCGTTACAGGATTGAGTTCGTCTGCGATGCATATTACTTTTTATGGCAGTCTAAAAGAAGATGAGAATTGTAAAAAGTTCTTTATTTCTGAAAATCAATATCAAAAAATGATACATTATATTGAGAATAGCTTTTTATTAGACACTTCAAATAAAATACAACGCATTGGAACCCATTCCTATGGCAAACACGACATTTTCTACGAAGCGAAAGGCAGTTATAATTTGTTTTATACTTGCAATACTTGGGCAAACCAAGCCTTAAAAGCAGGAAACCAAAAAGCAGCACTTTGGACGGTTTTAGATAAAGGAATTTTTTGGCATTATAACTAA
- a CDS encoding YiiX/YebB-like N1pC/P60 family cysteine hydrolase, whose product MKKMLFIFGIFLLITMVSYKLFFYFDSREEINQVNKNKKQIRLTTSDIEKLQEGDIILRRGYGYFSDMIASHLNTKGFDVTHAGILTKKKNEWYVIHSLSSDVSEIDGMQIQKLTDFLKYSQPNKIVVSRFKNITSGQQHQIVVEAQKLLNLKIPFDHKGDIEDASKMYCTEMIWYILENKLKLAQIPQKKEERETFFYSMKCMYDLSYFNLVINKYH is encoded by the coding sequence ATGAAAAAAATGCTTTTTATTTTCGGAATTTTTCTTTTAATAACAATGGTAAGCTATAAGCTGTTTTTTTATTTTGATAGCAGAGAAGAAATAAATCAAGTTAATAAAAATAAAAAACAAATACGCTTAACAACTTCTGATATTGAAAAACTACAAGAAGGAGATATTATTTTAAGACGCGGTTATGGTTATTTTAGCGATATGATTGCAAGTCATTTAAATACCAAAGGCTTTGATGTGACACACGCTGGAATTTTAACGAAAAAAAAGAACGAATGGTATGTTATTCATTCTCTTTCATCAGATGTTTCAGAAATTGATGGTATGCAAATTCAGAAATTAACCGATTTTTTAAAATATTCTCAGCCTAATAAAATTGTTGTAAGTCGATTTAAAAATATTACTTCAGGACAGCAACACCAGATAGTTGTTGAAGCACAAAAATTACTCAATTTAAAAATTCCATTTGATCATAAAGGTGATATTGAAGATGCTTCCAAAATGTACTGTACAGAAATGATTTGGTATATTTTAGAAAATAAACTTAAACTGGCTCAAATTCCTCAAAAAAAAGAAGAAAGAGAAACTTTTTTTTACTCCATGAAATGCATGTATGACTTGTCTTATTTTAATTTGGTAATTAATAAATACCACTAA
- a CDS encoding nuclear transport factor 2 family protein: MKKSKNLVVSVLKVVVLSVLLFNVGCSKESEVEAVAEKFLTHLNKFEFKEAKEYCDDKTAPMIGMLESFAAMAKDLPKEEEATFKIIGSEIKDDVATVTYNQTKEGQTKEEKLILKKIDGKWKVSMNKEDANKEDGKVPSEEMLETETIEEDTTTVEDATIELDTIS; encoded by the coding sequence ATGAAAAAAAGTAAAAATCTAGTAGTTAGTGTATTAAAAGTAGTAGTATTAAGCGTATTATTATTTAATGTAGGTTGTTCTAAAGAATCTGAAGTAGAAGCAGTTGCTGAGAAATTTTTAACGCATTTGAATAAATTTGAATTTAAAGAAGCTAAAGAATATTGCGACGATAAAACAGCTCCTATGATAGGAATGTTAGAAAGTTTTGCTGCTATGGCAAAAGATTTACCAAAAGAAGAAGAAGCTACATTTAAAATTATAGGTTCTGAAATTAAAGATGATGTAGCAACAGTTACTTATAATCAAACAAAAGAAGGACAAACAAAAGAAGAGAAATTGATTTTGAAAAAAATCGATGGAAAATGGAAAGTATCTATGAACAAAGAAGATGCTAATAAAGAAGATGGTAAAGTTCCTTCAGAAGAAATGTTAGAAACAGAAACTATAGAAGAAGATACTACAACAGTTGAAGATGCAACTATTGAGTTAGATACTATAAGCTAG
- the ychF gene encoding redox-regulated ATPase YchF, translated as MKAGIVGLPNVGKSTLFNCLSNAKAQSANFPFCTIEPNIGVVNVPDPRISRLEELVKPERVQMATVDIVDIAGLVKGASKGEGLGNQFLGNIRECNAIIHVLRCFDNDNIVHVDGNVNPIRDKETIDIELQLKDLETVEKRLEKTNRAAKTGNKEAQAEKALLDRIRETLLQGKSARTVVAQNQDEEELMEEFQLITLKPVLYVCNVDEASAVNGNKYVEQVRELVKDENAEVIVLSVGAEADITELESYEERQVFLEDMGLTEPGSAVLIRAAYKLLNLQTYFTAGVKEVRAWTIKIGDTAPKAAGVIHTDFEKGFIRAEVIAFEDFSNFGSEAKVKEAGKLRVEGKEYIVKDGDVMHFRFNV; from the coding sequence ATGAAAGCAGGAATTGTAGGATTGCCAAATGTTGGAAAATCAACACTTTTTAATTGTTTATCAAATGCAAAAGCGCAAAGTGCTAACTTTCCGTTTTGTACTATTGAACCTAATATTGGAGTGGTAAATGTGCCTGATCCAAGAATTTCTCGTTTGGAAGAATTGGTAAAGCCAGAACGTGTTCAAATGGCAACTGTTGATATTGTTGATATTGCTGGATTAGTAAAAGGAGCAAGTAAAGGAGAAGGATTAGGGAATCAATTTTTAGGTAATATTAGAGAATGTAATGCTATTATTCATGTATTACGTTGTTTTGATAATGATAATATTGTGCACGTTGATGGAAATGTAAACCCTATTCGTGATAAAGAAACAATTGATATTGAATTACAATTAAAAGATTTAGAAACAGTTGAAAAACGTTTAGAAAAAACAAATAGAGCAGCTAAAACAGGAAATAAAGAAGCACAAGCTGAAAAAGCCTTATTGGACAGAATTCGTGAAACTTTATTGCAAGGAAAATCAGCTCGTACCGTTGTTGCACAAAATCAAGATGAAGAAGAATTAATGGAAGAATTCCAATTAATCACTTTAAAACCTGTATTATATGTTTGTAATGTAGACGAAGCTTCTGCTGTTAACGGAAACAAATATGTAGAACAAGTTCGTGAATTGGTTAAAGATGAAAATGCGGAAGTAATTGTGCTTTCAGTTGGAGCTGAAGCTGATATTACTGAATTAGAAAGCTATGAAGAACGTCAAGTTTTTCTAGAAGATATGGGATTAACGGAGCCAGGATCGGCAGTATTAATTCGTGCAGCATATAAGTTATTAAACTTACAAACTTATTTTACTGCGGGTGTTAAAGAAGTTAGAGCTTGGACTATTAAAATTGGCGATACTGCACCAAAAGCAGCTGGAGTTATCCATACCGATTTCGAAAAAGGATTTATTCGTGCTGAGGTAATTGCTTTTGAAGATTTCTCTAACTTTGGTTCAGAAGCAAAAGTTAAAGAAGCAGGTAAATTACGCGTTGAAGGAAAAGAGTATATCGTGAAAGATGGTGATGTAATGCACTTTAGATTTAACGTTTAA